One Scomber scombrus chromosome 1, fScoSco1.1, whole genome shotgun sequence DNA segment encodes these proteins:
- the LOC133995061 gene encoding very-long-chain (3R)-3-hydroxyacyl-CoA dehydratase-like codes for MQVLTPQVYWAQRHGEIFLRVELSDAKNLDISLEDKTLQFRARGHGAKGDNEYMFSLEFLEAVRPEINRKSTQRQVDIKVRKQEERWWDRLTLQEKKPLFLSPDFDRWLDESDAEMELQAKEEEKINKITVESRVVKTVTYLGLKKGYLFMYNLVQFLGFSWIFVNMTVRLFILGQGWCLSAHKPGIFLFFSVVTKVAGRNVILFVIFGSLEDMQNKSVVFFVFYLWSTIEIFRYPFYMLACIGTEWKLLTWMRYSIWIPLYPLGVIAEAVAVIQSLPIFDETRLFSIPLPAMLGHSLSFSYTLQIYLVLMFLGLFINFRHLYKQRRRRYRSRKRKVN; via the exons ATGCAGGTTCTCACCCCGCAGGTCTACTGGGCTCAGAGGCATGGAGAGATTTTCCTCCGGGTGGAGCTGAGTGATGCAAAG aaTCTGGACATCAGTTTGGAAGACAAAACACTTCAGTTCAGAG CACGGGGCCACGGAGCTAAAGGAGATAATGAATACATGTTCAGTCTGGAGTTCCTGGAAGCTGTCAGACCTGAG ATCAACCGTAAATCTACGCAGCGTCAGGTGGACATTAAAGTCAGGAAGCAGGAGGAGCGCTGGTGGGACCGGCTGACACTGCAGGAGAAGAAgcctctgtttctgtctcccgACTTCGACCGCTGGCTGGACGAGTCTGACGCTGAGATGGAGCTTCAGGCCAAg gaagaagaaaagataaaCAAGATCACTGTGGAGTCAAGAGTCGTGAAGACCGTAA CCTACCTCGGACTGAAGAAAGGCTACTTGTTTATGTACAACCTGGTGCAGTTCTTGGGATTCTCCTGGATCTTTGTCAACATGACCGTTCGACTCTTCATTCTTGGTCAAGGTTG GTGCCTCAGTGCCC ATAAACCTGggatctttctctttttctctgtggtgACGAAGGTTGCGGGGAGGAACGTCATCCTCTTCGTCATCTTCGGCAGTTTGGAGGATATGCAGAACAAATCCGTCGTCTTCTTCGTGTTCTACCTGTGGAGCACAATCGAGATCTTCAG GTATCCTTTCTACATGCTGGCCTGCATCGGCACAGAGTGGAAGCTCTTGACGTGGATGAGGTACAGCATCTGGATCCCTCTGTACCCGCTGGGGGTTATAGCTGAAG CGGTGGCGGTGATCCAGTCTCTGCCCATCTTTGATGAGACCCGTCTGTTCAGCATCCCTCTCCCCGCGATGCTGGGACACTCGTTAAGCTTCTCGTACACTCTGCAGATCTACCTGGTCCTCATGTTCCTGG gACTTTTCATCAATTTCCGACACCTGTACaagcagaggaggagacgaTACCGCTCCAGGAAAAGGAAAGTCAACTAA